The proteins below are encoded in one region of Amycolatopsis magusensis:
- a CDS encoding lytic polysaccharide monooxygenase auxiliary activity family 9 protein, producing MAKKILGRIAAVAAGCVALPVVLAGVAQGHGYTTNAPSRAYHCKTGAVANCGPIQWEPQSVEGPKGFPAAGPANGKICAGGLGQFAQLDDPRGGSWPAKQVGSGSNLTFSWTLTAAHATTSFRYFITKNGWNPSAPLTRDQLESQPFYSVPFNGQRPGFTVTHTGKLPAKSGRHLVLAVWDIADTGNAFYQCADVQF from the coding sequence ATGGCCAAGAAGATCCTGGGCAGAATCGCCGCCGTCGCCGCCGGTTGCGTCGCCTTGCCGGTGGTGCTCGCCGGCGTCGCACAGGGGCACGGCTACACCACCAACGCGCCGAGCCGCGCGTACCACTGCAAGACCGGCGCGGTCGCCAACTGCGGCCCGATCCAGTGGGAACCGCAGAGCGTCGAGGGCCCGAAGGGCTTCCCGGCGGCGGGCCCGGCCAACGGCAAGATCTGCGCGGGCGGGCTCGGGCAGTTCGCCCAGCTCGACGACCCGCGCGGCGGCAGCTGGCCGGCCAAGCAGGTCGGCAGCGGGTCGAACCTGACCTTCAGCTGGACGCTCACCGCGGCGCACGCCACCACGTCGTTCCGCTACTTCATCACCAAGAACGGCTGGAACCCGTCCGCCCCGCTGACCCGCGACCAGCTCGAGAGCCAGCCGTTCTACTCGGTGCCGTTCAACGGTCAGCGCCCCGGCTTCACCGTCACGCACACCGGCAAGCTGCCCGCCAAGTCCGGCAGGCACCTGGTGCTCGCGGTGTGGGACATCGCCGACACCGGCAACGCCTTCTACCAGTGCGCGGACGTGCAGTTCTGA
- a CDS encoding YiaA/YiaB family inner membrane protein produces MGKAVSSSAPATGAFFAQAALSFGIALVAVAVGVAFLPVDPWIRAFLAVSMLFAITSAFTLAKVVRDRQESSYLVSRVDQARLDKLLAEHDPFKEPA; encoded by the coding sequence ATGGGTAAAGCGGTCTCGTCCTCAGCTCCGGCCACCGGGGCCTTCTTCGCGCAGGCGGCCCTTTCGTTCGGCATCGCGCTCGTGGCGGTGGCGGTGGGGGTCGCGTTCCTCCCGGTCGACCCGTGGATCCGGGCCTTCCTCGCGGTCAGCATGCTCTTCGCGATCACCTCGGCCTTCACCCTGGCGAAGGTCGTGCGCGATCGGCAGGAGAGCAGCTACCTGGTGAGCCGGGTCGACCAGGCGCGGCTGGACAAGTTGCTCGCCGAGCACGACCCCTTCAAGGAGCCGGCTTAG
- a CDS encoding M28 family peptidase: MAGIRRRDVMTGAVALAGAAAIGLNPATAAAAGRQQRPGAAAKPDLAFGDYPVVARVRSQRALEHLKVLSDEIGPRIAGTAGELKARDHIASTLRKLRYQVTVQPFPVADKFLGQIRVGDETWQTGSSPQGAQNATFEGEIVDVGSGAPDSFPADLTGKIAFYAGVTNDANAYSLAAQRGAAAVLVGRLSATADRKLSAFSPTLPTAVQIPVLGLAQVQAEKLRDRLKSGAVRLALSSDHYTNLTSYNVIAERPATVPSDDQGVVMITAHYDSVPGSPGANDDGSGTVLCLELARVLRYLPTRKAVRFALWGSEEYGLIGSRYYVNNLSDAEASRIEGCFQNDMVATSHDPATVYWLLSVDGADNAVTQAVGAAAERLGYDPRVQGPVARGSSDHVPFFERGIASGNFSWRGESGPAALEPTYHTPEDTIADNVSLERLQVSLELIGAAAYDLLRRE, translated from the coding sequence ATGGCTGGGATTCGACGTCGCGACGTGATGACGGGGGCCGTCGCGCTCGCCGGTGCGGCCGCCATCGGCCTGAACCCGGCCACGGCCGCGGCCGCCGGGCGGCAGCAGCGCCCGGGTGCGGCGGCCAAACCGGACCTGGCCTTCGGCGACTACCCCGTGGTCGCGCGGGTGCGGTCGCAGCGCGCGCTCGAACACCTCAAGGTGCTCAGCGACGAGATCGGCCCGCGCATCGCCGGGACCGCCGGTGAGCTGAAAGCGCGTGACCACATCGCCAGCACGCTGCGGAAACTCCGGTACCAGGTGACCGTGCAGCCTTTCCCGGTCGCCGACAAGTTCCTCGGGCAGATCCGGGTCGGTGACGAGACCTGGCAGACCGGTTCTTCGCCGCAAGGTGCGCAGAACGCCACCTTCGAAGGCGAGATCGTCGACGTCGGCAGCGGCGCGCCGGACAGCTTCCCGGCCGACCTCACCGGCAAGATCGCCTTCTACGCGGGCGTCACGAACGACGCGAACGCTTACTCGCTCGCCGCCCAGCGCGGCGCGGCGGCGGTGCTGGTCGGCCGGTTGAGCGCGACCGCGGACCGCAAGCTGTCGGCGTTCTCCCCGACCCTCCCGACCGCCGTGCAGATCCCGGTGCTCGGGCTGGCGCAGGTGCAGGCGGAGAAGCTGCGCGACCGGCTGAAGTCGGGCGCGGTCCGGCTGGCGCTTTCCTCGGACCACTACACCAACCTGACCTCGTACAACGTGATCGCCGAACGGCCGGCCACCGTGCCGAGCGACGACCAGGGCGTCGTCATGATCACCGCGCACTACGACAGCGTCCCCGGTTCGCCGGGCGCGAACGACGACGGCAGCGGGACCGTGCTGTGCCTCGAACTGGCGCGCGTCCTGCGCTACCTGCCGACGCGCAAAGCGGTGCGCTTCGCCCTGTGGGGTTCGGAGGAGTACGGGCTGATCGGCAGCCGGTACTACGTGAACAACCTGTCCGACGCCGAGGCGAGCCGGATCGAAGGCTGCTTCCAGAACGACATGGTCGCCACCAGCCACGACCCGGCGACGGTCTACTGGCTGCTGTCCGTCGACGGAGCGGACAACGCGGTCACCCAGGCCGTCGGCGCGGCGGCGGAACGACTCGGCTACGACCCGCGCGTCCAGGGCCCGGTGGCCCGCGGCTCCAGCGACCACGTGCCGTTCTTCGAGCGGGGCATCGCCTCGGGCAACTTCAGCTGGCGCGGCGAAAGCGGCCCGGCCGCCCTGGAACCGACCTACCACACCCCGGAAGACACCATCGCCGACAACGTCAGCCTGGAGCGGCTGCAGGTTTCACTGGAACTGATCGGCGCCGCCGCCTACGACCTGCTGCGCCGGGAGTGA
- a CDS encoding helix-turn-helix domain-containing protein, producing MAEEDGGELVVPQAAAELLNVSRPYLIGLLDAGEIEHRLVGRHRRVRADSLLEYLRDDDRRCREAADELAVLTQEMDQSG from the coding sequence ATGGCGGAGGAAGACGGCGGGGAACTGGTCGTACCGCAGGCGGCGGCCGAGCTGCTCAATGTCTCGCGCCCCTACCTCATCGGCCTGCTCGACGCCGGGGAGATCGAGCACCGCCTCGTCGGCAGGCATCGCCGGGTGCGGGCGGACTCGCTGCTCGAATACCTGCGCGACGACGACCGCCGCTGCCGGGAGGCTGCCGACGAATTGGCGGTACTGACGCAAGAGATGGACCAGTCCGGGTGA
- a CDS encoding type II toxin-antitoxin system Phd/YefM family antitoxin, producing MTALRDVHELTVSEATKRGVAGLVADAEHGEALVVTRHHRPIAAVVSVERLTELENAAADLRDLALVVARSIGDSGRRTSFDDVLAAFGHTRESLAEIPDDER from the coding sequence ATGACTGCTTTGCGGGACGTGCACGAACTCACGGTCAGCGAGGCGACCAAACGCGGGGTGGCTGGTCTGGTCGCCGACGCCGAGCACGGTGAGGCGCTGGTGGTCACCCGCCACCACCGGCCGATCGCGGCGGTGGTCAGCGTCGAGCGGCTGACCGAACTCGAGAACGCCGCGGCGGACCTGCGCGACCTCGCACTGGTGGTGGCCCGTTCGATCGGCGATTCGGGACGCCGCACGTCCTTCGACGATGTGCTGGCAGCCTTCGGGCACACCCGGGAATCGCTCGCCGAAATACCGGACGACGAGCGGTAG
- a CDS encoding type II toxin-antitoxin system RelE family toxin: MPEVVFTDAAIDDLRRLGPDVVPKVLKKVLILFDDPRAGHPLGGELTGFRKLVVGRNHWRVVYRVTEDGSVEVCEIWCVGARSDAEVYAEASSRVAGADRRDPAVRQLAEVVDRLGRLAGGLAVEAEPAGEPVPDWLARRLVHTAGVPPEKVAALDLEQAVDLWTAFIGTPRE; this comes from the coding sequence ATGCCAGAAGTCGTCTTCACCGATGCGGCGATCGACGATCTCCGCCGGCTCGGTCCCGATGTCGTGCCCAAGGTGCTGAAGAAGGTCCTGATCCTGTTCGACGACCCGAGGGCGGGGCATCCGCTCGGCGGTGAACTCACCGGTTTCCGCAAGCTCGTCGTCGGCCGGAACCACTGGCGCGTGGTCTACCGCGTCACCGAGGACGGCTCGGTCGAGGTCTGCGAGATCTGGTGCGTCGGCGCCAGGTCGGATGCCGAGGTCTACGCGGAGGCGAGTTCGCGGGTCGCCGGTGCGGACCGCCGGGATCCGGCGGTGCGGCAGCTCGCGGAGGTGGTCGATCGGCTCGGCAGGCTCGCCGGTGGACTGGCGGTCGAGGCCGAGCCAGCCGGGGAACCGGTGCCCGACTGGCTCGCGCGACGCCTCGTGCACACCGCGGGTGTGCCGCCGGAGAAAGTCGCGGCGCTCGATCTCGAGCAGGCAGTGGACCTCTGGACCGCCTTCATCGGAACGCCTCGCGAATAA
- the msrA gene encoding peptide-methionine (S)-S-oxide reductase MsrA — translation MTWFGRDKSRSVSAEEALPGRAEPLVTPDFHAVFPDRRIKPPFPEGLRTAVFGLGCFWGAERLFWQTSGVYSTAVGYAGGHTPNPTYEEVCSGLTGHTEAVLVVFDPAQVSYEQLLKVFWEGHDPTQGMRQGNDVGTQYRSAAYYVDEAQRTELEASRATFESALKSAGHGTITTEVAPLGEFYYAEDYHQQYLHKVPNGYCGLGGTGVSCPIGLGVTES, via the coding sequence ATGACCTGGTTTGGACGTGACAAATCCCGCTCCGTCTCGGCCGAGGAGGCCCTTCCCGGCCGAGCCGAACCGCTGGTCACCCCGGACTTCCACGCGGTGTTCCCGGACCGCCGCATCAAGCCCCCGTTCCCCGAGGGCCTGCGCACCGCGGTGTTCGGCCTCGGCTGCTTCTGGGGTGCCGAGCGGTTGTTCTGGCAGACCTCCGGCGTGTACTCGACCGCGGTCGGCTATGCCGGTGGCCACACGCCGAACCCCACGTACGAAGAGGTGTGCAGCGGGCTGACCGGGCACACCGAAGCCGTGCTGGTGGTGTTCGACCCGGCGCAGGTGTCGTACGAGCAGCTGCTGAAGGTCTTCTGGGAAGGCCACGACCCGACGCAGGGCATGCGCCAGGGCAACGATGTCGGCACCCAGTACCGCTCGGCGGCGTACTACGTGGACGAGGCGCAGCGCACGGAACTCGAAGCCTCCCGCGCCACCTTCGAATCGGCCCTGAAGTCGGCGGGCCACGGCACCATCACCACCGAAGTCGCCCCGCTCGGCGAGTTCTACTACGCCGAGGACTACCACCAGCAATACCTGCACAAGGTCCCGAACGGCTACTGCGGCCTGGGCGGCACCGGCGTCTCGTGCCCCATCGGCCTCGGCGTCACCGAAAGCTGA
- a CDS encoding Imm7 family immunity protein: protein MYEYHGWVTIQVSADGDEPDGLLERAVDRVGRVVREFGNAQLVDLRYANGVPVLHLGGVLKRPSTVGASLLHLFIRVGELAPASYGLLHVHDDEDFAHGNEFRVYRMVRGQVTECADPFLSPVVPTVADADAYAEF from the coding sequence ATGTACGAATACCACGGGTGGGTGACGATCCAGGTCAGCGCGGACGGCGACGAACCGGACGGGCTGCTGGAACGCGCCGTCGACCGTGTCGGCCGGGTGGTGCGGGAGTTCGGCAACGCCCAGCTGGTGGACCTCCGCTACGCCAACGGCGTGCCGGTGCTGCACCTCGGCGGGGTGCTGAAGCGCCCGAGCACGGTGGGCGCCTCGCTGCTGCACCTGTTCATCCGCGTCGGCGAGCTGGCGCCGGCCTCGTACGGGCTGCTGCACGTCCACGACGACGAGGACTTCGCCCACGGCAACGAGTTCCGGGTCTACCGGATGGTGCGCGGGCAGGTCACCGAATGCGCCGACCCGTTCCTCTCGCCGGTGGTGCCGACGGTGGCCGACGCGGACGCCTACGCCGAATTCTGA